In Agromyces archimandritae, one genomic interval encodes:
- a CDS encoding DUF4236 domain-containing protein: MGFRIRKSFTVVPGVRVTVTPRSVGVSAGVRGARVSVNSTGRVTRTIGIPGTGISNVKSIGSSSRRRSAARRSGAPARGSSAKAAHAQTPKPGLFAPVWEKVAYRAVGSPAPDVAELRYLAQESPTGAPTLSLVEAVFVNLPAGDMPRARSLLAWLHARGVDPHQERFVRSYLSEKTLTVGIANGITAVLGLDRNALGLILAELHQSLGYVDDAIAVVEELEPSTLTAVSLAELYAQQGRWGEIVELTDGVTNVDEPSMFLLVQRGAALREQGYHEAARETLEEALRLRSRPVGLRNLAYVERGRVHMQEGKRSLARKDFERVLAADASFPGLAGLLAQAE, encoded by the coding sequence ATGGGATTCCGGATTCGCAAATCGTTCACCGTCGTGCCCGGGGTCCGCGTCACGGTGACGCCTCGATCCGTCGGAGTGAGTGCCGGCGTCCGAGGCGCGAGGGTGTCGGTGAACTCAACCGGCCGTGTCACCCGCACGATCGGCATCCCCGGCACCGGGATCTCGAACGTGAAATCGATCGGCTCATCGTCCCGGCGACGATCCGCTGCAAGGCGGTCGGGCGCCCCAGCGCGGGGATCGTCGGCCAAGGCCGCACACGCGCAAACGCCGAAGCCGGGGCTGTTCGCGCCGGTGTGGGAGAAGGTCGCCTACCGGGCAGTCGGATCGCCCGCGCCCGACGTTGCCGAGCTTCGGTATCTGGCGCAGGAGTCGCCCACCGGTGCTCCGACCCTCTCCCTCGTCGAGGCGGTCTTCGTGAACCTGCCGGCCGGCGACATGCCTCGCGCACGCTCACTGCTCGCGTGGCTGCACGCCCGCGGAGTCGATCCGCATCAGGAGCGCTTCGTCCGAAGCTATTTGTCGGAGAAGACGCTGACGGTGGGTATCGCCAACGGCATCACGGCCGTGCTCGGGCTCGACCGAAACGCTCTCGGGCTGATACTTGCGGAACTCCATCAGTCCCTCGGGTACGTCGACGACGCGATCGCCGTCGTCGAGGAGCTCGAACCGTCGACGCTGACTGCGGTCTCGCTTGCGGAGCTGTACGCGCAGCAAGGCCGCTGGGGCGAGATCGTCGAGTTGACGGACGGCGTCACGAACGTCGATGAACCCTCCATGTTCCTCCTCGTGCAGCGCGGTGCAGCTCTTCGGGAGCAGGGCTATCACGAGGCCGCGAGGGAGACGCTCGAGGAAGCCCTCCGCCTGCGGTCGAGACCCGTCGGGCTCCGGAACCTCGCGTATGTCGAGCGCGGGCGCGTCCATATGCAGGAGGGCAAGCGCTCGCTCGCCCGCAAGGACTTCGAGCGTGTGCTTGCGGCGGATGCCTCGTTCCCCGGCCTCGCGGGGCTGCTCGCACAGGCCGAGTAG
- a CDS encoding FAD-dependent monooxygenase: MTGTEPSTTAPRILVSGGGIAGLALALQLVRAGRAVTVVERAPAPRSGGQAVDLRGASHEVARRMGLLSGIHPRRLDERGIAYVDGRGRITGRLSMEAFDGKGPVAEVEISRGDLNEVLLDELAAAAAARPGLLEHRYGDHLASLAQDDSGVDAVFASGRTERYAVAIGADGVHSATRRLAFAPEAEVSTYLGGYIAFFTMPTPADVQPGWFSMRVVPGAAIGIRPTGDPAVSMALITLRTEHDPALRGDRAAQQALVRRMIAGAGWHAATILETMEGAADFYFDELDRVDLDSPVDGRIGLVGDAASCGSPLSGMGTATALIGAYLLAAELVADPVDPVAALRRYAAALAPFAEAGKVLPGGGIGFMVPANRFAAIASQATMGIMLTRPFLPLMRKMYLAGRPVDPALPA; this comes from the coding sequence ATGACCGGCACCGAACCGAGCACGACCGCACCGCGCATCCTCGTCTCCGGCGGCGGCATCGCCGGCCTCGCCCTCGCCCTCCAACTCGTCCGCGCCGGCCGGGCGGTCACCGTCGTCGAACGCGCACCCGCTCCCCGCTCGGGCGGGCAGGCCGTCGACCTCCGCGGCGCGAGCCACGAGGTCGCCCGCCGCATGGGGCTCCTGTCCGGCATCCACCCCCGCCGCCTCGACGAACGCGGCATCGCCTACGTCGACGGCCGCGGCCGCATCACCGGCCGCCTGTCGATGGAAGCCTTCGACGGCAAGGGCCCCGTCGCCGAGGTCGAGATCTCGCGCGGCGACCTCAACGAGGTGCTGCTCGACGAGCTGGCCGCCGCGGCCGCCGCCCGGCCCGGCCTGCTCGAGCACCGCTACGGCGACCACCTCGCCTCCCTCGCGCAGGACGATTCGGGGGTGGATGCCGTCTTCGCATCCGGCCGCACGGAACGCTACGCGGTCGCGATCGGCGCCGACGGCGTGCACTCCGCCACCCGGCGGCTCGCCTTCGCACCCGAGGCCGAGGTCTCCACCTACCTCGGCGGATACATCGCCTTCTTCACCATGCCCACCCCGGCCGACGTCCAACCCGGCTGGTTCTCGATGCGCGTCGTCCCGGGCGCGGCGATCGGCATCCGCCCCACGGGCGACCCGGCGGTCTCGATGGCCCTCATCACCCTCCGCACCGAGCACGATCCCGCCCTCCGCGGCGACCGCGCCGCCCAGCAGGCCCTCGTCCGCCGCATGATCGCCGGCGCCGGCTGGCATGCGGCCACGATCCTCGAAACGATGGAAGGCGCCGCCGACTTCTACTTCGACGAGCTCGACCGCGTCGATCTCGACTCCCCCGTCGACGGCCGCATCGGCCTCGTCGGCGACGCCGCCTCGTGCGGATCGCCGCTGTCGGGCATGGGCACCGCGACCGCCCTCATCGGCGCCTACCTCCTCGCCGCCGAACTCGTCGCAGACCCCGTCGATCCCGTCGCAGCACTCCGCCGCTACGCCGCAGCCCTCGCCCCCTTCGCCGAAGCCGGCAAGGTGCTGCCCGGCGGCGGCATCGGCTTCATGGTGCCGGCGAACCGTTTCGCGGCGATCGCCTCGCAGGCGACCATGGGCATCATGCTCACCCGCCCCTTCCTCCCCCTGATGCGGAAGATGTACCTGGCCGGCCGGCCGGTCGACCCGGCGCTGCCGGCCTGA
- a CDS encoding TetR/AcrR family transcriptional regulator, with the protein MGNREDLLAGTRKVILERGVAKTTARDIAAASGVSLAAIGYHFGSKDRLISEALVESLGTGIGDELEDLVGEHHDLPLIDAFADTWNRMPEIFAANREALLASLENALLALRDPASGGPLRDAVAEGHRGMAERLRQAHPELDEAAADAVARLDFVLAQSLGLLWLLAPDALPTGDELARAVAVVAGQGEPR; encoded by the coding sequence ATGGGAAATCGCGAGGATCTGCTGGCCGGAACGCGCAAGGTCATCCTCGAGCGCGGCGTCGCCAAGACCACCGCGCGCGACATCGCCGCGGCATCGGGGGTGAGCCTGGCCGCCATCGGCTACCACTTCGGCTCGAAAGACCGCCTCATCAGCGAAGCGCTCGTCGAATCGCTCGGCACCGGCATCGGCGACGAACTCGAAGACCTCGTCGGCGAGCACCATGACCTGCCCCTCATCGACGCCTTCGCCGACACCTGGAATCGCATGCCCGAGATCTTCGCCGCCAACCGCGAAGCCCTCCTCGCGAGCCTCGAGAACGCCCTCCTCGCGCTCCGCGACCCGGCATCGGGCGGGCCCCTCCGCGACGCCGTCGCCGAAGGGCACCGCGGCATGGCCGAGCGGTTGCGCCAGGCCCACCCCGAACTCGACGAAGCCGCGGCGGATGCCGTGGCGCGCCTGGACTTCGTGCTCGCCCAATCCCTCGGGCTGCTCTGGCTCCTCGCCCCCGACGCGCTGCCCACCGGCGACGAGCTCGCCCGCGCGGTCGCGGTCGTCGCGGGGCAGGGCGAGCCGCGCTGA
- a CDS encoding aldehyde dehydrogenase family protein translates to MAALDDEINAGTVFGGTWRHPHGGTYTARDAATGTAIGTVGLADADDVATAGLAARSAQPAWAELGFRERAAVMHRAAEFLEELPREDRLLLQREEGAIAAKVNGEIHKSAEELRAAASLLEQPYGDLLPNEDPTILSMARRVPAGVIGVIAPWNAPMLLAMRSVAPALALGNAVILKPDVKTAISGGIVIAKAFEAAGLPAGVLHVLPGGPETGEAVVASPHTDVISFTGSTAAGRRVGEVAGRLLKKVVLELGGNNALIVLDDADLDEAVSAALSGSLLHNGQICMATGRHLVHDSIADEYTRRLCEAVAAMKVGDPTDPATRVGPLISEKQAERVASIVGQAVADGARVLVGGERSGPFYTPTVLGDVDPGNAAFENEIFGPVLPVTSFSDDDEAVRWTNASEYGLSAAVHTGDLTRGLALAARVRTGMVHINGMTINDAPHVPMGGVGQSGNGGRYGGHWNLDEFTSWQWVTARGPRRD, encoded by the coding sequence ATGGCTGCGCTCGACGACGAGATCAACGCGGGAACCGTATTCGGAGGCACTTGGAGGCATCCGCACGGCGGCACCTACACCGCGCGGGACGCGGCGACGGGAACGGCGATCGGTACCGTCGGTCTCGCCGACGCCGACGATGTCGCAACAGCCGGTCTCGCTGCTCGCAGTGCCCAGCCGGCATGGGCCGAACTCGGCTTCCGCGAACGCGCCGCGGTCATGCACCGCGCCGCCGAATTCCTCGAAGAACTCCCACGCGAAGACCGGCTGCTGCTCCAGCGGGAGGAAGGGGCGATCGCCGCGAAGGTGAACGGCGAGATCCACAAGTCGGCCGAGGAGCTCCGCGCGGCTGCGAGCCTTCTCGAACAGCCCTACGGCGACCTGCTGCCGAACGAGGACCCGACCATCCTCTCCATGGCCCGCCGCGTGCCCGCCGGCGTCATCGGCGTCATCGCCCCTTGGAATGCGCCCATGCTCCTGGCGATGCGCAGCGTCGCTCCGGCGCTCGCGCTCGGCAACGCCGTCATCCTGAAACCCGACGTGAAGACCGCGATCTCCGGCGGCATCGTGATCGCCAAGGCGTTCGAGGCCGCGGGCCTGCCGGCCGGTGTGCTGCACGTCCTCCCGGGCGGGCCGGAAACCGGCGAGGCCGTCGTCGCCTCGCCGCATACCGACGTCATCTCCTTCACCGGATCGACGGCGGCCGGCCGCCGCGTCGGCGAGGTCGCCGGCCGGCTGCTGAAGAAAGTCGTCCTCGAACTCGGCGGCAACAACGCGCTCATCGTGCTCGACGACGCTGACCTCGACGAGGCCGTGTCGGCAGCGCTCTCGGGGTCCCTCCTGCACAACGGCCAGATCTGCATGGCCACCGGCCGGCACCTCGTGCACGACTCGATCGCCGACGAGTACACGAGACGCCTCTGCGAGGCCGTCGCGGCGATGAAGGTCGGAGACCCGACGGACCCGGCGACGCGGGTCGGGCCGCTCATCAGCGAGAAGCAGGCAGAACGGGTGGCGTCGATCGTCGGCCAGGCCGTCGCCGACGGAGCACGGGTGCTCGTCGGTGGGGAGCGGTCCGGCCCCTTCTACACCCCGACGGTGCTGGGCGATGTCGACCCCGGCAACGCCGCCTTCGAGAACGAGATCTTCGGTCCCGTGCTGCCAGTCACCAGCTTCTCGGACGACGACGAGGCCGTGCGGTGGACGAACGCCAGCGAATACGGGCTCTCGGCGGCCGTCCACACCGGCGACCTGACCCGCGGGCTCGCTCTCGCCGCGCGTGTGCGGACCGGCATGGTCCACATCAACGGCATGACCATCAACGACGCGCCCCACGTCCCCATGGGCGGCGTCGGCCAGTCGGGCAACGGCGGCCGCTACGGCGGCCACTGGAACCTCGACGAGTTCACCAGCTGGCAATGGGTGACGGCGCGCGGCCCGCGACGCGACTGA
- a CDS encoding cytochrome P450 — protein sequence MTTAVLHDLDLTSEAYVSDPHTAYDRIREAGDAVYLSTHDAFGVGRYDAVRQVLGDWETFSSARGIALNDLTNEATAGMIIATDPPEHDALREVLADKLSPRALRALGESVNAQAGVLVDDLLGRTTDFDAVVDLAQAFPIQVVLDLVGLPADGRDEVLRWADAAFSAAAPMSERTMAAFPLLQEQLAYLSSIHRDDLVEGSMGRAIYDAADAGRIAQESCVPLMSAYVTAGVDTTINAISNAVQLFAEHPEQWDALRRDRSLLPNAVNEILRYDSPLQYFCRVATRDAEIGGDPVAAGSRIVVFYPSANRDERKWGNPLEFDIARPDAAEHLAFSYGIHGCAGQGLARLEAQAMLGALAERVERFEVGEPVRRLNQLIRGLAHLPTSVRLAD from the coding sequence ATGACCACCGCCGTCCTGCACGACCTCGACCTCACCTCGGAGGCGTACGTCTCCGATCCGCACACCGCCTACGACCGCATCCGCGAGGCCGGCGACGCCGTCTATCTCAGCACGCACGACGCCTTCGGGGTCGGCCGATACGACGCGGTGCGGCAGGTGCTCGGCGATTGGGAGACGTTCAGTTCCGCCCGCGGTATCGCCCTGAACGACCTCACCAACGAAGCGACCGCCGGCATGATCATCGCGACGGATCCGCCCGAGCACGACGCCCTGCGCGAAGTCCTCGCCGACAAGCTCTCGCCCAGGGCGCTGCGCGCACTCGGCGAGAGCGTGAACGCGCAGGCGGGGGTGCTCGTCGACGACCTCCTCGGACGCACGACGGACTTCGACGCGGTCGTCGACCTCGCCCAGGCGTTCCCGATCCAGGTGGTGCTCGACCTCGTCGGCCTGCCCGCCGACGGCCGCGATGAGGTGCTGCGCTGGGCCGACGCGGCCTTCTCCGCCGCCGCGCCGATGAGCGAGCGCACCATGGCGGCCTTCCCGCTGCTGCAGGAGCAGCTGGCCTACCTCTCGTCGATCCACCGCGACGACCTCGTCGAGGGGAGCATGGGTCGCGCGATCTACGATGCGGCCGACGCCGGCCGGATCGCGCAGGAGTCGTGCGTGCCGCTCATGTCCGCCTACGTCACCGCCGGCGTCGATACGACCATCAACGCCATCAGCAACGCCGTCCAGCTCTTCGCCGAGCACCCGGAGCAGTGGGATGCGCTGCGGCGCGACCGCAGCCTGCTGCCGAATGCGGTCAACGAGATCCTGCGCTACGACTCCCCGCTGCAGTACTTCTGCCGGGTGGCGACGCGGGATGCGGAGATCGGGGGAGACCCGGTGGCCGCCGGCTCGCGGATCGTCGTCTTCTACCCGTCCGCGAACCGCGACGAGCGCAAATGGGGCAATCCGCTGGAATTCGACATCGCGCGGCCGGACGCGGCGGAGCACCTCGCCTTCAGCTACGGGATCCACGGCTGCGCCGGGCAAGGCCTGGCCAGACTCGAAGCGCAGGCGATGCTCGGGGCGCTCGCGGAGCGCGTCGAGCGTTTCGAGGTCGGCGAACCGGTGCGCCGGCTCAACCAGTTGATCCGGGGCCTCGCGCATCTGCCGACGAGCGTCCGGCTCGCGGACTGA
- a CDS encoding alcohol dehydrogenase catalytic domain-containing protein has product MRSSWASGPYEIAIAEVEEPTILDPHDVVVDIAYAAICGSDLWPYRGLVPKHAAGSTGHEFLGVVSEVGAEVVGFRIGDAVIAPFMHADGRCPECRGGLPSQCAQGGLWGRDGAGAQAERIRVPHADATLVALPWTFGELDDELARRLLPLADVFATGYHGAILAGVSPGDTVAVVGDGAVGISAAVGARKLGAARVLLLGEQEDRLRIAEGYGVETVQVTRDEPGPEQFVARHPELRVDRVVEAVGMQAAFDTALGIVRIGGSVGFVGVPHAVDPVPPMQLFGKALHLAGGTAPARVYLDRFVAETAAGQLDMSPLIDLVLPFDEIAAGYEAMHTGAALKVGLRVR; this is encoded by the coding sequence ATGCGCAGCAGCTGGGCCTCCGGCCCGTACGAGATCGCGATCGCGGAGGTCGAGGAGCCGACGATCCTCGACCCGCACGACGTCGTCGTCGACATCGCCTATGCCGCGATCTGCGGATCCGACCTGTGGCCGTATCGCGGCCTGGTGCCCAAGCACGCCGCCGGCAGCACCGGTCATGAGTTCCTCGGCGTCGTCAGCGAGGTCGGCGCCGAGGTCGTCGGGTTCCGCATCGGCGACGCCGTGATCGCCCCCTTCATGCATGCCGACGGCAGATGCCCCGAGTGCCGGGGCGGCCTGCCGTCGCAGTGCGCGCAGGGCGGGCTCTGGGGCCGTGACGGCGCCGGTGCGCAGGCGGAACGGATCCGGGTGCCGCACGCCGATGCGACGCTCGTGGCCTTGCCATGGACCTTCGGCGAGCTCGACGACGAGCTTGCGAGGCGACTGCTGCCGCTCGCGGACGTGTTCGCGACGGGCTACCACGGGGCGATCCTCGCCGGCGTCTCACCGGGCGACACGGTCGCCGTGGTCGGCGACGGCGCCGTCGGGATCTCGGCTGCCGTCGGGGCTCGGAAACTGGGGGCGGCGCGCGTGCTGCTGCTCGGGGAGCAGGAGGATCGGCTGAGGATCGCCGAGGGATACGGGGTCGAGACGGTCCAGGTCACCCGGGATGAGCCCGGACCGGAGCAGTTCGTCGCCCGTCACCCGGAGCTGCGCGTCGACCGGGTCGTCGAGGCCGTCGGCATGCAGGCCGCGTTCGACACCGCGCTCGGCATCGTCCGCATCGGCGGGAGCGTCGGATTCGTCGGAGTGCCGCACGCGGTCGACCCGGTGCCTCCGATGCAGTTGTTCGGCAAGGCGCTGCATCTGGCCGGCGGTACCGCCCCGGCCAGGGTCTACCTCGACCGCTTCGTCGCCGAGACCGCAGCCGGGCAGCTCGACATGTCGCCGCTCATCGATCTCGTGCTGCCGTTCGACGAGATCGCAGCCGGCTACGAGGCGATGCACACCGGTGCCGCCCTGAAGGTCGGATTGCGGGTGCGCTGA
- a CDS encoding FAD-dependent monooxygenase, which produces MSERGESGTLRTRVAVVGGGPVGSAVAITLAQEGVDVVLIEKHASPQPVPKGQNLTQRTVEHFRFWGLDERLVAARTMTAAQRSAGMTAYGSLFSGYAYPWLRRDSVGAYYAAPNMRLPQYRTESVLRERVAELDAVSPLWEWAATEVSQEADSARVRAVSRATGASLDVIADYVVAADGSGSLVRDGAGISQTRADHDRRMVLAVFRSAEFDRVMERFPDTAFANVMNEDLEGYWQFFGRVDASETWFFHCPVPAGTTAESLDLSAVLARAIGRPIAFETQYLGFWDLRFTLADTYRSGRILVAGDAAHSHPPYGGYGINSGFEDARNLGWKLAAELHGWAGPALLDSYDLERRPVFAATRDHFIEQSILDDRRFLAAFHPDRDRGAFERAWAARTSDAVDEVDRFEPHYTGSPVVDAVGRPSAVGAHEMRARAGHHLAPGSTASGAELFGALGRGFGVLYAPGTAPDAFVAVAARLGVPIRAIGVDAATAAAYDAPFVLVRPDHFVAWAGASDEDAAPALRIAIGYEA; this is translated from the coding sequence GTGTCTGAACGGGGCGAGAGCGGCACCCTGCGCACTCGGGTCGCCGTCGTCGGCGGCGGACCCGTCGGCTCCGCCGTCGCCATCACCCTCGCCCAGGAAGGCGTGGACGTCGTGCTCATCGAGAAGCACGCCTCACCGCAGCCGGTGCCGAAAGGCCAGAACCTCACGCAGCGGACGGTCGAGCACTTCCGCTTCTGGGGGCTCGACGAGCGCCTCGTCGCCGCACGGACGATGACCGCGGCGCAGCGCTCAGCCGGTATGACGGCCTACGGCTCCCTGTTCAGCGGTTACGCCTACCCGTGGCTGCGGCGCGACAGCGTCGGCGCCTACTACGCCGCGCCCAATATGCGCCTGCCGCAGTATCGCACCGAGTCGGTGCTGCGCGAGCGGGTCGCGGAGCTCGACGCCGTCAGCCCGCTCTGGGAGTGGGCGGCGACGGAGGTCTCGCAGGAGGCGGACTCCGCACGGGTGCGCGCGGTCTCGCGGGCGACGGGCGCCTCCCTCGACGTGATCGCCGACTACGTCGTCGCGGCCGACGGCAGCGGATCCCTGGTCCGCGACGGCGCGGGGATCTCCCAGACGCGCGCGGACCACGACCGCCGCATGGTGCTCGCGGTGTTCCGCTCGGCGGAGTTCGACCGGGTCATGGAACGCTTCCCCGACACGGCGTTCGCGAACGTCATGAACGAGGACCTCGAGGGCTACTGGCAGTTCTTCGGCCGCGTCGACGCGAGCGAGACCTGGTTCTTCCACTGCCCCGTCCCCGCCGGCACGACCGCCGAGTCCCTCGACCTGTCGGCCGTGCTCGCACGGGCGATCGGCCGCCCGATCGCATTCGAGACGCAGTACCTCGGGTTCTGGGATCTGCGGTTCACGCTCGCCGACACCTACCGCAGCGGCCGGATCCTCGTCGCCGGCGACGCCGCGCACAGCCATCCGCCCTATGGCGGGTACGGCATCAACTCGGGCTTCGAGGACGCCAGGAACCTCGGATGGAAGCTGGCCGCCGAACTGCACGGGTGGGCCGGACCGGCCCTGCTCGACTCCTACGACCTGGAGCGGCGCCCGGTCTTCGCGGCCACGCGCGATCATTTCATCGAGCAGTCGATCCTCGACGATCGCCGATTCCTCGCGGCGTTCCACCCCGATCGCGACCGCGGTGCCTTCGAACGCGCCTGGGCGGCGCGCACGAGCGACGCCGTCGACGAGGTCGATCGATTCGAGCCGCACTACACCGGATCCCCGGTGGTGGATGCCGTAGGCCGACCGAGCGCGGTGGGCGCGCACGAGATGCGCGCGCGGGCCGGCCATCATCTCGCCCCCGGGTCGACGGCATCCGGAGCCGAGCTGTTCGGCGCCCTCGGCCGGGGGTTCGGGGTGCTGTACGCGCCGGGCACGGCGCCCGACGCCTTCGTCGCAGTCGCTGCCAGGCTCGGGGTGCCGATCCGGGCGATCGGTGTCGACGCGGCGACGGCGGCGGCGTACGACGCACCGTTCGTGCTCGTGCGCCCCGACCACTTCGTGGCCTGGGCCGGTGCGAGCGATGAAGACGCCGCCCCGGCGCTCCGCATCGCGATCGGCTACGAGGCCTGA
- a CDS encoding ferredoxin: MPTSIIIIDQARCEGYGFCAEAAPVLLELDDDGILHTRKDVDGDDELERAEAAVRVCPVAALRIGAGV, encoded by the coding sequence ATGCCAACGAGCATCATCATCATCGACCAGGCCCGCTGCGAGGGGTACGGGTTCTGCGCCGAGGCCGCGCCCGTCCTCCTCGAGCTCGACGACGACGGCATCCTCCACACCCGGAAGGACGTCGACGGCGACGACGAGCTCGAACGTGCCGAGGCGGCCGTGCGCGTCTGCCCGGTCGCCGCCCTGCGGATCGGCGCCGGTGTCTGA
- a CDS encoding cytochrome P450, whose protein sequence is MTAVVETELDLFSDEALADPYPLYRRIRDAAPAVRLDRYGVWALGRYEDVRAALNDWQTFTSAEGVALNPASRATTGGLIIATDPPYHDVLRGVLTEKLSPRALRVLRGGLEEQARVLVDAVVDRGEFDAVADLARAFPVQVVLELIGLPAQLADRALAWADAAFNAGGPDVPRTREAMPLLEDQFAYLAKMHKEDLVEGSFGWVIFDAADRGVIARDSVVPLMSAYVTAGLDTTINAISAGVRYFAEHPDQWRMLREDRSLIPSAFNEIVRMESPLQWFSRVTTRDVDVDGVVIPAGQRVLMLYGSANRDERKWGPDADAFDIRRDAMDHIAFGSGVHGCAGQGLARMEGAAVFSALADRVASFSVGEPRRRLNNRIRGLAELPTTVFVG, encoded by the coding sequence ATGACGGCCGTCGTCGAGACCGAGCTGGATCTGTTCAGCGATGAAGCCCTCGCGGACCCGTATCCGCTCTACCGACGGATTCGCGACGCGGCCCCGGCGGTGCGCCTCGACCGATACGGCGTGTGGGCCCTCGGGCGATACGAGGACGTGCGGGCCGCGCTCAACGACTGGCAGACCTTCACCTCTGCGGAGGGCGTGGCGCTGAACCCGGCGTCCCGGGCCACGACCGGCGGTCTCATCATCGCCACCGATCCGCCCTACCACGATGTGCTGCGGGGCGTGCTCACCGAGAAGCTCTCACCACGGGCGCTGCGGGTGCTCCGCGGCGGTCTCGAGGAGCAGGCGCGGGTGCTCGTGGACGCCGTCGTCGACCGCGGCGAGTTCGATGCGGTCGCCGATCTGGCGCGCGCGTTCCCGGTGCAGGTCGTTCTCGAGCTCATCGGGCTTCCGGCGCAGCTGGCCGATCGTGCGCTCGCCTGGGCGGATGCGGCGTTCAACGCGGGCGGCCCCGATGTGCCGCGGACCCGTGAGGCGATGCCGCTGCTCGAGGACCAGTTCGCCTACCTGGCCAAGATGCACAAGGAGGACCTCGTCGAGGGCAGCTTCGGCTGGGTGATCTTCGACGCCGCCGATCGCGGCGTCATCGCCCGTGACTCCGTCGTGCCGTTGATGAGCGCATACGTGACCGCCGGTCTCGACACGACGATCAACGCGATCAGCGCCGGCGTGCGCTATTTCGCCGAGCATCCCGATCAGTGGCGGATGCTGCGCGAGGACCGCAGCCTCATCCCATCGGCCTTCAACGAGATCGTCCGCATGGAGTCACCGCTGCAGTGGTTCAGCCGGGTCACCACGCGCGACGTCGATGTCGACGGCGTCGTGATCCCCGCCGGGCAGCGGGTCCTCATGCTCTACGGCTCCGCGAACCGCGATGAGCGCAAGTGGGGCCCGGATGCCGATGCCTTCGACATCCGCCGGGACGCGATGGACCACATCGCCTTCGGCTCGGGGGTGCACGGTTGCGCAGGGCAGGGCCTGGCGCGCATGGAGGGCGCTGCGGTGTTCTCCGCCCTCGCCGACCGGGTGGCCTCGTTCTCCGTCGGCGAGCCCCGCAGGCGGCTGAACAACCGCATCCGCGGCTTGGCGGAACTGCCGACGACGGTCTTCGTCGGCTGA
- a CDS encoding flavin reductase, whose product MSDHSPGAMAATQDGFKQAARRFASGVTVVTTRLDDDTVHGITVSSFASLSINPLLITVSLMSESRMLGLVKDSQRFAVSILGEDQQDVSAYFATRGRPEAKGGFDGIRTVAGITGSPIVDGAVAYFDCEVHEIVAGGDHEILVGSVVATGGSSGKPLLYYDGDYRSLPGDDDRLADGVRMQVRLAGLETGEILETQSAMDPAVAALAAAHATAEDLEELQRLLDEEAAAIGDQVGFTRVGMDFHVALAKASKNRFLHASLEALQRERQLLFAPRNEIAKSHRSHDYHLRLVDAIAAGDPQAARALMAEHVGVIGEGLQSELQVR is encoded by the coding sequence ATGTCGGATCACTCACCGGGGGCGATGGCCGCGACCCAAGACGGGTTCAAGCAGGCCGCACGGCGGTTCGCGAGCGGGGTCACGGTCGTCACCACCAGGCTCGACGACGACACCGTCCACGGCATCACGGTCTCCTCGTTCGCGAGCCTGTCGATCAACCCGCTGCTGATCACCGTGTCGCTCATGTCCGAGAGCCGGATGCTCGGACTCGTCAAGGACTCGCAGCGATTCGCCGTCAGCATCCTGGGCGAGGACCAGCAGGACGTCTCCGCCTACTTCGCCACGCGCGGCAGGCCGGAGGCCAAAGGCGGCTTCGACGGGATCCGCACCGTCGCCGGCATCACCGGCTCGCCGATCGTCGACGGGGCCGTCGCCTACTTCGACTGCGAAGTCCACGAGATCGTCGCCGGCGGCGACCACGAGATCCTCGTCGGCAGCGTCGTGGCGACCGGCGGCAGCAGCGGCAAGCCGCTCCTCTACTACGACGGCGACTACCGCAGTCTTCCCGGCGACGACGACCGCCTCGCAGACGGCGTGCGGATGCAGGTGCGCCTCGCCGGCCTCGAGACCGGCGAGATCCTCGAGACCCAGTCGGCGATGGATCCCGCCGTCGCTGCGCTCGCCGCCGCGCATGCGACGGCCGAGGACCTCGAGGAGCTGCAGCGTCTGCTCGACGAGGAGGCGGCGGCGATCGGCGACCAGGTGGGCTTCACCAGGGTCGGGATGGACTTCCACGTCGCGCTCGCGAAGGCGTCGAAGAACCGTTTCCTCCACGCCTCCCTCGAAGCACTGCAGCGCGAACGGCAGCTGCTGTTCGCACCGCGCAACGAGATCGCGAAGTCGCACCGCTCGCACGACTACCACCTCCGCCTCGTCGACGCGATCGCCGCCGGCGATCCGCAGGCGGCACGGGCCCTCATGGCCGAGCACGTCGGCGTGATCGGCGAAGGCCTGCAATCGGAGCTTCAGGTCCGCTGA